From one Lotus japonicus ecotype B-129 chromosome 3, LjGifu_v1.2 genomic stretch:
- the LOC130749323 gene encoding laccase-4-like: MDSWVRVLLLAAFCILPVLVECRVRHCNFHVVAKNTTRLCSSKSIVTVNGQFPGPTLYAREGDTVLVKVLNKVNHNITIHWHGIRQLRTGWADGPAYVTQCPIQPGHSYVYNFTITGQRGTLLWHAHVNWLRSTVHGAIVILPKRGVPYPFPKPDNELVLVLGEWWKSDTEAIINEALKSGLAPNVSDAHTINGLPGRVANCSTQGAHNLPVESGKTYLLRIINAALNEELFFKIAGHKLTVVEVDATYVKPFKIETIVIAPGQTTNVLLTADQKSGKYLVAASPYMDAPIAVDNLTATATLHYTGTLSTSPTVLTLPPPQNATQIANKFVNSLKGLNSKKYPVKVPIKVDHSLFFTVGLGIIPCPSCKAANGSRVVASVNNVTFTMPSTALLQAHYFKINGVFTTDFPAKPPHVFNYTGAGPANLNTTSGTRLYRLPFNATVQLVLQDTGIVAPENHPVHLHGFNFFVVGRGVGNFNSTTDPKKFNLVDPVERNTVGVPAGGWTAIRFRADNPGVWFMHCHLEVHTTWGLKMAFLVDNGKGSKQSLIPPPKDLPKC, encoded by the exons ATGGATTCTTGGGTTAGAGTGCTACTTCTCGCAGCTTTTTGCATTCTTCCAGTTTTGGTCGAGTGCAGAGTGAGGCACTGCAATTTTCAT GTGGTGGCAAAGAATACCACTAGATTATGTTCAAGCAAATCCATTGTCACCGTTAATGGCCAGTTCCCGGGACCCACTCTCTACGCCAGGGAAGGTGACACAGTGCTGGTCAAAGTCCTCAATAAAGTCAACCACAATATTACCATCCACTG GCATGGCATCAGGCAATTGCGTACCGGTTGGGCTGATGGACCTGCATATGTGACACAGTGTCCAATTCAACCAGGACATAGCTATGTGTACAACTTCACCATTACTGGGCAAAGAGGAACACTTCTTTGGCATGCACATGTTAACTGGCTTAGGTCAACTGTTCATGGTGCTATAGTTATCTTGCCAAAGAGAGGTGTACCTTATCCTTTCCCCAAGCCAGATAATGAATTGGTTTTGGTACTAG GAGAATGGTGGAAATCTGATACTGAAGCTATTATCAATGAAGCTCTCAAATCAGGATTGGCACCAAATGTCTCAGATGCTCACACCATTAATGGCCTTCCAGGGAGAGTGGCCAATTGTTCAACACAGG GTGCTCACAATCTGCCAGTGGAGAGTGGCAAGACCTACTTGCTGAGAATCATCAATGCTGCACTCAATGAGGAACTCTTCTTCAAAATTGCAGGCCACAAGCTCACAGTGGTAGAAGTAGATGCCACATATGTGAAGCCTTTCAAGATTGAAACAATTGTGATAGCACCTGGCCAAACCACCAATGTCCTTCTAACTGCTGACCAAAAATCTGGGAAATATTTGGTAGCAGCTTCTCCTTACATGGATGCACCAATTGCTGTGGACAATTTAACTGCTACAGCCACATTGCACTACACTGGCACTCTCAGCACCTCACCTACAGTTCTCACCCTACCACCTCCTCAAAATGCTACCCAAATTGCCAACAAATTTGTCAACTCTCTTAAAggccttaattccaagaaataCCCTGTCAAAGTCCCAATTAAAGTTGATCATTCACTTTTCTTCACTGTGGGGTTGGGGATTATTCCATGCCCATCTTGCAAAGCTGCAAATGGGAGCAGAGTTGTTGCTTCTGTTAACAATGTGACATTTACTATGCCAAGCACTGCTTTACTTCAGGcacattatttcaaaatcaatggGGTGTTCACCACTGATTTCCCAGCCAAACCACCCCATGTGTTTAACTACACAGGTGCTGGACCTGCAAATTTGAACACAACAAGTGGTACAAGGCTTTATAGGCTACCGTTCAACGCGACTGTTCAGCTTGTTCTGCAAGATACCGGGATCGTCGCGCCAGAGAACCACCCGGTTCATCTTCACGGATTCAATTTCTTTGTTGTTGGTAGAGGGGTAGGAAATTTCAATAGCACAACTGATCCAAAGAAGTTTAACCTTGTTGATCCTGTTGAGAGAAACACTGTTGGAGTACCAGCTGGAGGGTGGACTGCAATTAGATTCAGAGCAGATAATCCAG GAGTTTGGTTCATGCACTGCCATTTGGAGGTGCATACAACATGGGGGCTAAAGATGGCATTTTTGGTGGACAATGGCAAAGGTTCTAAGCAATCATTGATACCCCCTCCAAAAGATCTTCCAAAATGCTGA